One window of the Thermodesulfomicrobium sp. WS genome contains the following:
- a CDS encoding ATP-binding protein gives MLRKKLPIGIQTFAKIRQEHCYYVDKTPFVAKLAREGGYFFLSRPRRFGKSLFLDTLAEAFAGNRALFTGLYLEDHWDWQKRHPVIRVNFASGVLHDPSHLEEHIHTTLERNAEALGVSIPARSTSPAIRFDELILAAHRHCGEKVVVLVDEYDKPILDNITDPDIARQMRDGLRNLYSVLKGRDADLRFVFLTGVSKFSKVSIFSGLNNLRDITLASEFATICGYTDEDIDCVFAPELGDLDRDAIRHWYNGYRWGDTPVYNPFDVLLLFQERQFRSWWFETGTPTFLVEWLKKQQFFTPSLEHTFADDELLSVFDVDHIGLEAMLWQTGYLTIAQRESDGVLTAYTLRVPNLEVRMALNRSLLAAWIPNDAEVMRHALPLRRAFAAADTQAVRQHFERLFAGIPHSWYDTSPIAQYEGYFASVFYSHLASLGLSIIAEDVSSFGRCDLTVRHHDTVWIFEFKVIHQDTPTGTALAQIQTKNYAAKYRAPGVRVLEVGVEFSAAQRQIVGWEVGA, from the coding sequence ATGCTTCGCAAGAAACTGCCCATCGGCATCCAGACCTTTGCCAAGATCCGCCAGGAACATTGCTACTACGTGGATAAGACCCCCTTCGTGGCCAAACTCGCTCGTGAAGGGGGCTACTTCTTCCTCTCCCGGCCGCGGCGCTTCGGCAAATCCTTGTTTCTCGACACGTTAGCCGAGGCCTTTGCCGGCAACCGCGCCCTCTTCACCGGCCTCTACCTGGAAGACCATTGGGATTGGCAGAAGCGCCACCCGGTGATCCGCGTGAATTTCGCCAGCGGCGTACTGCACGACCCAAGTCATCTGGAAGAACACATCCACACCACGTTAGAGCGCAACGCAGAAGCCCTGGGCGTATCCATTCCCGCACGCAGTACCAGTCCAGCCATTCGTTTTGACGAACTTATCCTGGCAGCGCACCGACACTGCGGGGAAAAGGTCGTGGTCCTCGTGGACGAGTACGACAAGCCCATCCTCGACAATATCACCGATCCGGACATCGCCCGGCAGATGCGCGATGGGCTGCGCAACCTCTATTCCGTGCTCAAGGGGCGCGATGCGGACCTGCGCTTTGTGTTTCTCACCGGTGTGTCCAAATTCAGCAAGGTCTCCATCTTCTCCGGACTCAACAATCTTCGCGATATTACCTTGGCGTCCGAATTTGCCACCATTTGCGGCTACACCGACGAGGACATCGACTGCGTGTTTGCTCCAGAGCTAGGCGATCTGGATCGCGACGCCATCCGCCATTGGTACAACGGCTACCGCTGGGGCGACACCCCGGTGTACAACCCCTTCGACGTGCTGCTGCTCTTCCAAGAGCGCCAGTTCCGTTCCTGGTGGTTCGAGACCGGAACCCCGACTTTTCTCGTGGAGTGGCTCAAAAAGCAGCAGTTCTTTACCCCATCCCTCGAACACACCTTTGCCGACGACGAACTCCTCTCCGTCTTTGACGTGGATCACATCGGCCTCGAGGCCATGCTCTGGCAGACCGGGTACCTGACCATCGCCCAGCGCGAGAGCGATGGGGTGCTCACGGCCTACACCTTGCGCGTGCCCAACCTGGAAGTGCGCATGGCCCTCAACCGCTCCCTCTTGGCCGCCTGGATCCCCAACGACGCGGAGGTCATGCGCCACGCCCTCCCCCTTCGCCGCGCCTTTGCCGCAGCAGACACCCAGGCGGTGCGCCAACACTTCGAGCGCCTTTTTGCCGGCATCCCCCACAGCTGGTACGACACCAGTCCCATCGCCCAGTACGAAGGCTATTTCGCCAGTGTGTTCTACAGCCACCTGGCCTCGCTCGGGCTCTCCATCATCGCTGAAGACGTGAGCAGCTTTGGCCGCTGCGACCTGACGGTGCGGCACCACGACACGGTGTGGATCTTCGAGTTCAAGGTCATCCACCAGGACACCCCCACCGGCACCGCCCTGGCCCAGATCCAAACCAAAAACTACGCTGCCAAATACCGCGCCCCAGGGGTGCGGGTCCTGGAAGTGGGGGTGGAATTCAGCGCCGCCCAACGCCAAATCGTGGGATGGGAGGTGGGGGCCTAG
- a CDS encoding CRISPR-associated primase-polymerase type A1: MAATPQPRPVDFGLILARLEHLALTGADPEALRQLLSERELLEELDASQLLRWARCAQMAQDRDAAHAALETLHQRFPHDALGWQEHHALLETFGDTPGLMRLRALCQQLAPEHLGIVSRVPKPSPEPQDPPVPEAPFTRQAHMEELIRHYMHIFRGREDCFARQWVDKATGKSGYVPVREPLTPAAVREHLAGLRTYGIYLLTQSGRTYLGVIDADLRKELRGARLDGRERHTVRRELAYLLGRLPELAAEQKLHCITEFSGGKGYHFWFPFAEPVDPAAVRTALGRLAARLQPDLTAFHLEVFPKQDTLSGKGLGNLVKLPLGIHRLSGKPSRLLPGTREDMVRQLERLQGVVLNAASVLESLPPAAPVLPHPAAAAWAEDFPTLHTLTQACPLVAGIVALCRQRRALSLREERVLLGTIGFLPERRQVLHALLGDQENYNPHLVDYKISRLRGTPLGCRKIHALLESTRDLCPAPGPVRYLHPLVFVPGWRLEQAEVSERITNLQDALRELRRAMDLVHRFLPAH, encoded by the coding sequence ATGGCCGCCACGCCCCAACCCCGCCCCGTGGACTTTGGTCTCATCCTCGCTCGCCTGGAGCACCTTGCCCTTACCGGCGCAGATCCAGAGGCCCTGCGGCAGCTTCTGTCCGAGCGGGAACTGCTCGAGGAACTGGACGCCTCGCAGCTGCTGCGCTGGGCCCGCTGCGCGCAAATGGCCCAAGACCGCGACGCAGCGCACGCAGCCTTGGAAACCCTCCACCAACGCTTCCCGCACGACGCCCTCGGCTGGCAGGAGCACCACGCCCTGCTTGAGACCTTCGGCGATACGCCAGGACTCATGCGCCTGCGCGCCCTCTGCCAACAACTGGCCCCCGAGCACCTGGGGATCGTATCCCGCGTGCCCAAGCCCAGTCCGGAGCCTCAAGACCCCCCGGTGCCCGAAGCCCCGTTTACGCGCCAGGCGCACATGGAAGAGCTCATCCGCCACTACATGCACATCTTCCGCGGCCGCGAAGACTGCTTCGCCCGGCAGTGGGTGGACAAGGCCACCGGCAAAAGCGGCTACGTGCCGGTGCGCGAACCGCTGACGCCTGCGGCCGTGCGCGAGCACCTGGCGGGACTGCGCACCTACGGCATCTATCTCCTGACCCAAAGCGGCCGCACCTATCTGGGCGTCATCGATGCGGACCTGCGCAAGGAGCTGCGGGGCGCGCGCCTCGATGGCCGCGAACGCCACACCGTGCGCCGAGAGCTCGCCTACCTCCTCGGGCGCCTCCCTGAGCTTGCCGCGGAGCAGAAGCTCCATTGCATCACGGAATTCAGCGGCGGCAAAGGCTACCATTTCTGGTTCCCCTTCGCCGAACCCGTGGACCCTGCTGCCGTCCGCACCGCCCTGGGGCGACTGGCGGCCCGCCTGCAGCCGGACCTCACCGCCTTCCATTTGGAGGTCTTCCCCAAGCAAGACACCCTCTCCGGCAAGGGGCTGGGGAACCTCGTCAAGCTCCCCTTGGGCATCCACCGCCTCTCGGGCAAGCCCTCACGCCTTCTGCCCGGCACCCGGGAGGACATGGTGCGGCAATTGGAGCGGCTGCAAGGCGTTGTCCTCAATGCGGCATCCGTGCTGGAGAGTCTGCCGCCTGCGGCCCCGGTGCTCCCCCATCCGGCGGCCGCGGCGTGGGCGGAGGACTTTCCCACCCTCCACACCCTGACCCAGGCCTGCCCGCTTGTGGCCGGCATCGTCGCCCTGTGCCGGCAAAGACGCGCCCTGTCCCTGCGCGAAGAGCGCGTCCTCTTGGGTACCATCGGTTTTTTGCCTGAGCGCCGTCAGGTGCTCCACGCCCTGTTGGGGGACCAAGAAAACTACAACCCCCACCTGGTGGACTACAAAATCTCCCGTCTGCGGGGAACTCCGCTGGGCTGCCGCAAGATCCACGCCCTGCTGGAAAGCACCCGGGACCTCTGCCCCGCTCCCGGCCCGGTGCGCTACCTCCACCCCTTGGTGTTCGTCCCCGGCTGGCGCCTCGAACAGGCCGAGGTCTCGGAGCGCATCACCAATCTCCAGGACGCGCTGCGGGAACTCCGCCGCGCCATGGATCTGGTGCACCGATTTTTGCCAGCCCACTAG
- the cmr5 gene encoding type III-B CRISPR module-associated protein Cmr5: MNTLEQRRAQHAWKCAQEGIQRHGKDYVNDAKGLPALIMNSGLMQVMAFLQQKGGRHELLGEHLRQWLHQQCKTPKDFTGFMEYLMQKESTIYQRVTTEAFAWLKWLRQMAAARIGS, translated from the coding sequence ATGAACACCCTGGAACAGCGCCGAGCCCAACATGCCTGGAAGTGTGCCCAAGAAGGCATCCAGCGTCATGGCAAAGACTACGTCAATGATGCCAAGGGGCTTCCTGCCCTGATTATGAATTCTGGCCTGATGCAGGTCATGGCTTTTCTCCAACAAAAAGGTGGCAGACACGAACTCCTTGGAGAACACCTGCGCCAGTGGCTCCACCAGCAATGCAAGACCCCAAAAGATTTCACCGGATTCATGGAATATCTCATGCAAAAGGAATCCACGATCTACCAAAGGGTCACCACCGAAGCCTTTGCCTGGCTCAAATGGCTCCGACAGATGGCCGCAGCACGCATAGGGAGCTAA
- the cas1 gene encoding CRISPR-associated endonuclease Cas1, which translates to MERVYVLEPGAYLRKEDGNLAVVRHGRTVERVAFDGLKTLTVMGYGSLSGAVLKALVQHRVETVLLSPTGRFEARLVLDEHKHVERRRAQYLVLSNPARTAQIARSIVAGKLRAQARFLLLRGQQYDDERLLAAGTAIRALERGLPAQPSLELVRGAEGHGSRIYFGVFGLLVRNPAFTFTGRTRRPPRDPINALISYVSTVLTAEVLSAISRVGLDPYLGALHEVAYGRPSLACDLVEEWRTFVADRLILGLVNRRAVSPEGFILRPAPEAFAHEDELTEKRPVSMKPGTIRALMESYDTWMSTRTRDPLADDHTTLRELILRQVRRFAAHLVGEAPEYRPFPWELVR; encoded by the coding sequence GTGGAACGCGTCTATGTGCTGGAACCCGGGGCCTACCTGCGCAAGGAAGACGGCAACCTGGCCGTGGTGCGCCACGGCCGTACCGTAGAGCGCGTGGCCTTCGATGGCCTCAAAACCCTCACCGTGATGGGCTATGGCTCCCTGTCCGGGGCCGTGCTCAAGGCGTTGGTGCAGCACCGGGTAGAAACCGTACTGTTGTCGCCCACCGGCCGCTTCGAGGCCCGACTGGTCCTTGACGAGCACAAACACGTGGAGCGCCGCCGCGCCCAATACCTCGTGCTCTCCAACCCGGCCAGGACAGCCCAGATCGCCCGCAGCATCGTGGCCGGCAAGCTCCGCGCCCAGGCCCGATTTCTCCTGTTGCGCGGCCAGCAATATGACGATGAGCGCCTGCTCGCCGCAGGCACGGCCATCCGCGCCCTGGAGCGCGGACTGCCGGCGCAGCCCTCCCTGGAGCTGGTACGCGGCGCCGAAGGCCACGGCAGCCGCATCTATTTCGGGGTCTTCGGCCTGCTTGTGCGCAACCCCGCCTTCACCTTCACCGGCCGCACCCGCCGCCCCCCTCGGGACCCCATCAATGCCCTGATCTCCTACGTCTCCACCGTGCTCACGGCCGAAGTGCTCTCCGCCATCTCCCGCGTGGGCCTCGACCCCTACCTGGGCGCCCTGCACGAAGTGGCCTACGGCCGGCCATCCCTGGCCTGCGACCTGGTCGAAGAATGGCGCACCTTCGTGGCCGACCGCCTTATCCTCGGGCTGGTGAACCGCCGCGCCGTCAGCCCCGAAGGCTTCATCCTGCGCCCCGCCCCCGAGGCCTTTGCCCACGAAGACGAGCTTACGGAAAAACGCCCGGTGTCCATGAAGCCAGGCACCATCCGCGCCCTCATGGAGAGCTACGACACCTGGATGAGCACCCGCACCCGGGACCCCCTGGCCGACGACCACACCACGCTGCGGGAACTCATCCTGCGTCAGGTGCGCCGCTTCGCCGCCCACCTCGTCGGCGAAGCCCCTGAGTACCGCCCTTTCCCTTGGGAGCTTGTCCGCTGA
- the cmr4 gene encoding type III-B CRISPR module RAMP protein Cmr4, translating into MYTKHAAVFLYAISPVHMGAGQALGVIDNPIQRERHTQHPCFAGSGIKGAIRHAWQALGGDADHITRILGPEAGSSELHAGATSLGDAQLVAFPVRSLKGSYVYASCPTAIERARRLLSLLNINLAWPDLPDVTDGHCLVATTTVLSDGKLYLEAFEYAATESSALQSIARDLAQRALPAGAEYAYFQSKMGTDFVLLSDADFAYFAEHATLVEPHVRIDDTTGTAQDGGLFYTENLPPESLLVAPLMASSTRSGKDDLPAEVVLGHMKMVLDGKLLQLGGDATTGRGLVVATMVEG; encoded by the coding sequence ATGTACACCAAACACGCCGCTGTCTTTCTGTACGCCATCAGCCCGGTACACATGGGCGCAGGCCAGGCCCTGGGAGTCATCGACAACCCCATCCAGCGCGAACGCCACACCCAACATCCGTGCTTTGCCGGCTCGGGTATCAAAGGGGCCATCCGTCATGCCTGGCAGGCGCTAGGGGGCGATGCGGACCACATCACTCGCATCCTCGGCCCGGAGGCTGGCTCCAGCGAGCTTCACGCCGGGGCCACCAGCCTTGGCGACGCCCAACTGGTCGCCTTCCCGGTGCGCAGTCTCAAGGGGAGCTATGTCTACGCATCCTGTCCCACAGCGATAGAACGGGCCCGGCGACTCTTATCGCTTCTCAACATCAACCTTGCCTGGCCGGATCTCCCTGATGTCACGGATGGCCACTGTCTGGTGGCCACAACCACCGTACTCTCCGATGGCAAGCTCTACTTGGAAGCCTTCGAATACGCCGCCACAGAATCTTCAGCGCTCCAGAGCATTGCCCGCGACCTCGCCCAACGCGCGCTGCCCGCAGGGGCCGAATACGCCTATTTTCAAAGCAAGATGGGCACCGACTTCGTGCTCCTCTCCGACGCAGACTTTGCCTACTTTGCCGAACACGCCACCTTGGTGGAACCACACGTACGTATCGACGACACCACAGGCACCGCGCAAGACGGCGGTCTCTTCTACACCGAAAACCTGCCGCCCGAGTCCTTGCTGGTGGCTCCACTCATGGCCAGTTCCACCCGCAGTGGCAAGGACGACCTCCCGGCCGAGGTGGTGCTTGGACATATGAAAATGGTTCTCGACGGCAAACTCCTGCAACTCGGCGGCGATGCCACCACTGGTCGAGGCTTGGTGGTCGCCACAATGGTGGAGGGATAA
- a CDS encoding tetratricopeptide repeat protein: MSAEPARIIALPQTEEPKPAAKAAPEPDPFAALAEVCGPIQHAQERQRRLLAELDQLKGACRWQEMLELAHPVEKHHPELCGHGLDAEVRAVVAFALGQLGRFDEALTELEHCLAQDPANFRYHSSRGYLLLRSLQAAQAKEIVLTGMERKKRILEAHAHFQHAQKILPDRVTPYYREGRLYKDFDRDPQRAMPLFAQAVRNWEAYDDATRNERHQERKNAVKARYALASCLLDAGKAEAALEQVRHVLAEDQDYLKNEHKHFALGKTLHALGRFQEALSALETASMFTPPAEVDYVFELMARCHLALGQAGKGLAAINRVPLKARRPYVRWTEADCLVALGKPTQARAVLLEAAERDRRGRHKAFIRLARMAYQHGQLADAASFAQQAVEFHRHTYGTPCADGLFWGAVAALRAGDGDTARRLEQELSTHRPGYPWLPKLRQALHDDPKPNGRP, encoded by the coding sequence ATGAGCGCCGAACCTGCCCGCATCATCGCCCTGCCCCAAACTGAAGAGCCGAAGCCCGCTGCGAAAGCGGCCCCGGAGCCCGACCCCTTTGCGGCCCTCGCCGAGGTGTGTGGGCCAATCCAACACGCCCAGGAGCGCCAACGTCGGCTGCTCGCCGAACTCGACCAGCTCAAAGGCGCCTGCCGCTGGCAAGAGATGCTCGAACTTGCCCATCCGGTGGAAAAACACCACCCCGAGCTCTGCGGCCACGGCCTCGATGCCGAGGTGCGAGCCGTGGTCGCCTTCGCCCTCGGGCAACTGGGGCGCTTCGACGAAGCGCTGACGGAACTCGAGCACTGTCTCGCCCAAGACCCCGCCAATTTCCGCTACCACTCCTCCCGCGGCTACCTCCTGCTGCGCAGCCTCCAGGCCGCCCAGGCCAAAGAAATCGTGCTCACCGGCATGGAGCGCAAAAAGCGCATCCTCGAGGCGCACGCGCATTTCCAGCACGCCCAAAAGATCCTGCCCGACCGGGTGACCCCCTACTACCGCGAAGGCCGCCTGTATAAAGACTTCGACCGGGACCCCCAAAGGGCCATGCCGCTCTTTGCCCAAGCGGTGCGCAACTGGGAGGCATACGACGACGCCACCCGAAACGAACGGCACCAAGAGCGCAAAAATGCCGTCAAGGCCCGCTACGCGCTGGCCTCCTGCCTCCTCGATGCCGGCAAGGCCGAAGCCGCCCTGGAGCAAGTGCGCCACGTCCTGGCCGAGGACCAAGACTACCTCAAAAACGAACACAAGCACTTTGCCTTGGGCAAGACTCTCCATGCCTTGGGCCGTTTTCAGGAAGCCCTCTCGGCACTGGAAACCGCGAGCATGTTCACGCCGCCCGCAGAAGTGGACTACGTCTTCGAGCTCATGGCGCGCTGTCACCTGGCCCTGGGCCAAGCGGGCAAAGGGCTGGCCGCCATAAACCGCGTCCCGCTCAAGGCACGGCGCCCTTACGTGCGCTGGACCGAAGCCGATTGCCTCGTGGCCCTGGGTAAACCCACCCAGGCCCGCGCCGTGCTTCTGGAGGCAGCAGAGCGCGACCGCCGCGGACGCCACAAGGCCTTCATCCGCCTGGCACGCATGGCATACCAGCACGGACAACTCGCCGACGCCGCCTCCTTTGCCCAGCAAGCAGTGGAATTTCATCGCCACACCTACGGCACCCCCTGCGCCGACGGTCTCTTTTGGGGGGCAGTGGCAGCGCTGCGCGCCGGAGATGGTGATACGGCCCGGCGCCTGGAGCAAGAACTCAGCACCCACCGTCCGGGCTACCCCTGGCTGCCCAAGCTGCGCCAGGCCCTCCACGACGACCCGAAGCCAAACGGCCGCCCTTGA
- the csx16 gene encoding CRISPR-associated protein Csx16, whose amino-acid sequence MNEASPHLISFLGTGNYQPVTYRFHPEGPGVETRYAALAIRKLLGPGGTTIFATAKAMETHGADIAAAFTEAGLEQPQIVPITNGATPTELQDNFRTLLDTMTATSAPLVVDITHGFRSQPFFAGAALHLYRALGESQPIHVLYGAYEAKNEHNEAPIWDLTAFVETADWSTAIATFLATGHGTALADLAESTGRAWGKTWGLSGRQGDPPQLLGLATALRSTCQALDGIRIGELLLPSAPGKTSLVTGLLKAIAIARPQLEERLPVLQEPMNRLEAMLRPLSLTENHLASDAGHNALAALAQLYLDWGRLAEAAVVLREGWTCRLAPPEATCPTQPGFDEAQRRHWDAVFAEIRDIAGPVAEVRNDIQHGGMKKRPLPKDKVRPRLEAEVQRFAASGRIEPPTSTGSVWFVSRHPGAKEWAKRQGISISRMVDHLDPENIQPGDIVIGTLPIHLAAQVCQRGARFIFLSLNLPPEARGEELSADDMEHYGARLHEFEVRERETIPPTDLALPSASATQPTEKTAPDKNRSMSD is encoded by the coding sequence ATGAACGAAGCCAGCCCCCACCTCATCTCCTTTCTCGGCACGGGAAACTATCAGCCTGTCACCTATCGCTTCCACCCCGAAGGCCCAGGGGTCGAAACCCGCTACGCCGCCCTGGCCATCCGCAAGCTCCTTGGCCCAGGGGGCACCACCATCTTCGCCACGGCCAAGGCCATGGAAACCCACGGGGCAGACATCGCCGCCGCCTTTACCGAGGCAGGGCTCGAGCAGCCCCAAATCGTCCCCATCACCAACGGCGCAACCCCCACGGAGCTGCAGGACAACTTCCGCACCCTGCTCGATACCATGACCGCGACCTCCGCCCCGCTGGTGGTGGACATTACCCACGGCTTTCGCTCCCAACCGTTCTTTGCCGGCGCGGCCCTGCACCTCTACCGCGCCCTGGGAGAGTCCCAGCCCATCCACGTCCTCTACGGCGCCTACGAGGCCAAGAACGAGCACAACGAGGCCCCCATCTGGGACCTGACCGCCTTCGTGGAGACCGCAGACTGGAGCACAGCCATCGCCACCTTTCTCGCCACCGGCCATGGCACCGCTCTGGCCGATCTCGCCGAGAGTACCGGCCGCGCCTGGGGCAAAACCTGGGGACTTTCTGGCAGGCAGGGCGACCCGCCCCAACTGCTCGGCTTGGCGACCGCCCTGCGCAGCACCTGCCAGGCCCTGGACGGCATCCGCATCGGCGAGCTCCTCCTCCCGTCTGCTCCCGGCAAAACCTCCTTGGTCACCGGCCTGCTGAAGGCCATCGCCATCGCCCGGCCCCAGCTGGAAGAGCGCCTCCCCGTGCTCCAGGAACCCATGAACCGCTTGGAAGCGATGCTGCGCCCCCTGTCCCTCACGGAAAACCACCTGGCATCGGATGCCGGCCACAACGCCCTCGCGGCCTTGGCCCAGCTCTACCTTGATTGGGGCCGCCTGGCCGAGGCAGCGGTGGTCCTGCGCGAAGGCTGGACGTGCCGCCTGGCCCCGCCCGAGGCCACCTGCCCTACCCAGCCCGGCTTCGACGAAGCCCAACGCCGCCATTGGGACGCCGTCTTTGCCGAGATACGGGATATCGCCGGTCCTGTGGCCGAGGTGCGCAACGACATCCAGCACGGCGGCATGAAGAAACGCCCCCTGCCCAAAGACAAGGTCCGCCCCCGCCTCGAGGCCGAAGTGCAGCGCTTCGCCGCCTCTGGCCGCATCGAGCCTCCAACGTCCACCGGCAGCGTATGGTTCGTCTCCCGGCATCCCGGGGCCAAAGAGTGGGCAAAGCGCCAGGGGATCAGCATCTCCCGCATGGTGGATCACCTCGACCCGGAGAACATACAACCCGGTGACATCGTCATCGGCACCCTGCCCATCCACCTGGCCGCCCAAGTATGCCAGCGCGGAGCAAGATTTATATTTCTTTCCCTGAACCTCCCACCAGAGGCCCGGGGAGAAGAATTGTCCGCCGACGATATGGAGCACTACGGCGCCCGCCTGCACGAGTTCGAGGTTCGAGAGCGCGAAACCATCCCACCCACGGACCTGGCCCTTCCGTCGGCTTCCGCCACCCAACCCACGGAAAAGACAGCTCCAGACAAAAACCGATCCATGAGTGACTGA
- the cas2 gene encoding CRISPR-associated endonuclease Cas2, whose product MFYVICYDIAEDRARTKAAKLLDGYGRRVQKSVYECEHMSERQLLRLLDKLERLLDHTSDSVRCYRLCRSCLTDFEGLGIGEPPRLRSSAYL is encoded by the coding sequence ATGTTCTACGTCATCTGCTACGACATCGCCGAGGACCGCGCCCGCACCAAGGCCGCCAAACTCCTGGACGGCTACGGCCGACGAGTGCAAAAGTCCGTGTATGAATGCGAACACATGAGTGAGCGCCAACTCCTGCGGCTCCTTGACAAGCTCGAACGCCTCTTGGACCACACCAGCGACAGCGTGCGCTGCTACCGCCTCTGTCGCAGCTGTCTTACGGATTTCGAAGGACTGGGGATCGGCGAGCCGCCCCGCCTACGCTCCAGCGCCTACCTGTAA
- the cmr6 gene encoding type III-B CRISPR module RAMP protein Cmr6, with amino-acid sequence MPIAAVPHYMGKDFSSASPGMRFGMYLSIWTNRTDQEHEVQDRANQRSREGQEVASMLQRDGMDAVIQALTLQRRRPLPSLWQKNDFASRRAWEGICKLSAEDAKILQSLLARQQAAFTCQGTTGFSLRATTVAPFTTGLGNEHPLENGFAFLWPYGLPYLPGSGVKGVVRRTAEELAEGIWGDTCGWSHDPVSSIEHGTGADTTRIALSAIDVLFGREPQGKDSPAVRGVLTFWDVIPQIAGNSLMVEIMTPHQTHYYQQRTDRQSGGSTSPHDSGQPNPISFLTIPPGSTFVFHVICDAERLKRIAPSLFQEENGTARWQNLLHTAFIHAFSWVGFGAKTAVGYGAMKISTPESPSTNQQKNLDIHQIQETTEQWPQAYLKYDPGSQKITATFEGRQATFLGQIHEFWQQLGEERTIRIKKKKSLGNIPIIVRKQGNYIEIIGINDTSC; translated from the coding sequence ATGCCTATTGCCGCTGTACCTCACTATATGGGGAAAGATTTTTCCAGTGCTTCTCCTGGAATGCGATTCGGCATGTATCTCTCCATATGGACAAACAGAACAGACCAAGAACATGAAGTTCAAGACCGTGCGAACCAACGAAGTCGCGAAGGTCAAGAGGTAGCATCCATGCTTCAACGAGATGGCATGGATGCGGTGATCCAAGCTCTTACACTACAGCGTCGCAGACCATTACCCTCCCTTTGGCAAAAAAACGATTTTGCCTCCAGACGCGCTTGGGAAGGAATCTGCAAACTCAGTGCAGAAGACGCCAAAATCCTTCAGAGCCTTCTTGCCCGCCAGCAAGCTGCCTTTACCTGCCAGGGGACTACAGGCTTCTCGCTACGCGCCACCACAGTGGCCCCCTTCACCACCGGCTTGGGCAACGAGCACCCGCTGGAAAACGGGTTTGCCTTTCTCTGGCCCTATGGGCTGCCCTATCTGCCGGGCAGTGGGGTCAAAGGGGTTGTGCGGCGTACTGCCGAAGAATTGGCCGAAGGCATTTGGGGCGACACCTGCGGCTGGAGCCACGATCCCGTCTCCAGCATCGAACACGGCACAGGAGCGGACACGACGCGCATTGCGCTCTCGGCCATTGACGTACTCTTTGGCCGCGAGCCCCAAGGCAAGGATTCCCCTGCCGTCCGTGGGGTGCTCACGTTTTGGGACGTGATTCCGCAAATTGCAGGAAACAGTCTGATGGTGGAGATCATGACGCCCCACCAAACCCACTACTATCAACAACGGACCGATCGGCAAAGCGGTGGAAGCACCAGCCCTCATGACTCCGGGCAACCCAATCCCATCAGCTTCCTGACCATACCGCCGGGCTCCACATTCGTCTTCCATGTCATCTGTGATGCGGAACGTCTCAAGCGCATTGCCCCAAGCCTCTTCCAAGAAGAAAATGGGACGGCACGCTGGCAGAATTTGCTCCATACCGCCTTCATACATGCATTTTCCTGGGTTGGTTTTGGCGCAAAAACGGCCGTTGGGTATGGAGCTATGAAAATCTCCACCCCAGAATCTCCCTCCACGAATCAGCAAAAAAATTTGGATATCCACCAGATTCAGGAAACCACTGAGCAATGGCCGCAAGCCTACTTGAAATACGATCCTGGATCTCAAAAAATCACTGCCACATTTGAGGGACGCCAAGCCACTTTCCTAGGACAAATCCACGAATTTTGGCAGCAATTGGGAGAAGAGCGAACAATCCGGATCAAAAAGAAGAAATCTCTAGGAAATATACCGATTATAGTTCGAAAACAAGGGAATTATATCGAGATCATCGGCATAAACGACACTTCCTGCTGA